Within Legionella birminghamensis, the genomic segment AATTTCTTCAAAAATATCGTGGTAGTCCTCTCCAATCTGCACTTCCTTGATATCAAATTTAGGCTTCTCATAGATATTTGTAATCATATGATAAACATAGAAACTTCCGGCTAACTCTCGATATGTTTTTACCGAGGTCTGCATAAACTGACTGATTGTATCAGTCTGCTCCTTCGATAAATAAGGGAGGGTTACTGGCAGGTCCAGTGTATTGGCTATTCTTTGGCATCGTTTGGATAAGGTCAGACTGTAATCGGATATGGGTTGCATAACTCTCATAGCCCAGTCATAAACGTTATACAGCGAGCGATTGTCTAGGGGATTGAACAACATAGGAAATTCCTTTTAATTTTCAAATGTGTCCTGCTGTATGCTTAGTATAGTCGAAACCACACTTATATTTTTTTATTTTTTTCCTTATAAAATGCAATAAAATCATCAACAGCAAGGGCTTTTGAAAATAGCCAGCCCTGGCCGTATTCTACTTTTTTTGCAATCAGACAATCGGCCTGGGCAGTTTCTTCAACCCCTTCGGCGACAATTTTAAGATTTAAGGCTTTCGCCATATCAATAATATGAGGGGTTACACTGCTGGTCACTGAGTCCGTACTGATTGTTTCAGTGAATGACTTGTCAATTTTTAATATATCCAGTTCCAGATTTTGCAGGAAAGACAGGCTGGAATAGCCAGTACCAAAATCATCAATCGCGACTATATAACCTAACTCCCTTGCTTTTTTTATCGTTTCCCTGGTGCTGGCAAGCTCTAAAAAAGCCCGTTCGGTAATCTCCAACCAGATCTGACTGTTTAAAATAAATGTAGTTGCCAGTTTGGCCTCAAGCACCTTTAAAATCTGCCCTTTGTGAATATCATTAGCACTTAAATTGATGGAGACGTGTAACTCCCGATCAACGGCCAGCAGCTTACCCAGATCGGCAATTACCATATCAATAACCATTTCGGTAATTTGCGAGATTAAGCCGTGTTTTTCTGCTACGGGGATAAATACATCAGGGGAAAAGGACTCATTATTCGGACGGTTCCATCGAATCAGTGTTTCGGCCCCTACACATTGGCCAGTTTTTAAATCAACAATTGGCTGGTAACAGAGTGTCAGCTTTTTATTCCTTATTGCAGCCGCCAGTTCTCCCGCTATCGAAAGACGGTGCTGTGAAAAGTAGATAACCAGTCCAATAATAAAAACTGATATTCCAAGAGCCAGCGGCAACAATAAACCTAACTCTTTTCTCAACTCTGTATATAACACTTCACGCGATTCGACTGCAGTCGCTACTAAACCGGACTCGCTTTGGCTGGACGCGATAATTTTATCATCAACCTGCTGATGATCATTTATATATTGATTGACCAGTTTCATATCCGGTTGATTTTGTTCCGCAATCAACTGCCCTTTCTGCGTGGTCAAGGCTATCTGTATCGAAGGATCAACCAGGATGTCTACAAAATGAAAAGGGTCGACGAGAATGTAATAATTGTCGTATTGAAACGCAATAAGCAGTTTATTATTTCTGAGTAATGATTTTACATTAAAAGAGGCGCCAAAACCGCGGGGGGTAATTAAATCCGGTGTAAACTGTGAAACATTACTTTTTACAGATCCCCAGATCGTACATTTCAAAAACCCTTTCTCAAAAAATCCGATTTCCACCGCCATACTGTTATCAATCGCAATTTTACGCATGGCATTAAGGTGTGCCGGAGAACAGGCATCTGTGTTTTTGATTTCTCCCAACTCATATAAAGCCTTTCTCGCGGCTGCAGCCGTATTCTCAGCTCGTTCAATCACTTCATCTGAGATATTGGACAAATGAGTTTTTTCAGTATTGATTGCACGTTCTATTGAAAGGTACATGACAATGAGAGTTGGGATCACTGCACCAGCAATTGCCAGTAAAACGGCGACTATGATTAATTTTATGCGTTCCAAAGCAGTCCCTTGTGTGATTTCCTGGATCCCGCGTATAAAACGCGGGAAGTCGGCTTGTGATAATAATTATTCAACGCCGCCCACTATCCCGGCGATTTTATGTCCTGTATGCGATATAAAATGCAGTAAAAAGCAGGTACTAGAAACATTGTTATCACTGTTCCCACTGTTAGCCCAAACATAATTGTTACCGCCAGTGACACCCAAAAAACGTCCTGGAGCAAAGGGATTACGCCTAAAATTGTTGTCACAGCCGCATTGACGACCGGAGACAAACGACTGACGCCCGCCGAAATGACGGCCTGATAAGGTTTCATTCCCTCTGCCAGATTGATATTAATCTGATCAAGTAAAACAATAGAATTTTTAATCATCATCCCGGATAAGCTCATCGCTCCCAATAAGGCGATAAATCCAAAAGGCACTCCAGTCATTAATAACCCTGCAGTGACCCCAATCATTGCAAAGGGAATAACAGCAATGATAATTAAAGGTGGACGATAGGCATTAAATAACATCACAATGATCATAAGCATGATTATAACGGCTGGAAACAAACCAGGTTTCAGTGCATCAGCAGATTCCTTACTGCTTTTGTATTCACCATCCCATGTGAGTGTGTACCCTGGAGGCAGTTTAATTTTTTCAAACTGGGGTAAAACACTGTTTCTCAACGTGCTTGCCGTAACCTTATAAGGGGAGCACTGTACCGTAATAGCTCGCTTGCGATCCCATCGCCAAATGATGGGATCAGTCCAGGATAATTCAATACCGTCAATGACCTGGGCCACCGGGATTGTTTTAGTACTCAGGGCAGTGCTGACTTGCTGGGTGGGAAGATCAACCGCAGCACGTTCACGCTCTGCCTGAGGTTGACGCAGAATAATTGGAATCAAATTATCCTCTTCTCTGTAAAGCCCGATGGGTATGCCATCACTTGCCCTTCGCAAAGCCTGTGCCAAATCCAGACGCGAAATACCTGCCCATCGTGCGCGCTCCTGCTGATAATCAGGTACCATTTGCAATACCCGTTCACGCCAATCGGTTCTAACATCGATGGCGTAGGGACTTGCTTTCAATATTGCCGCGGCCTGCTCGGCAAGGTCACGCAATACGGCAGGATCGGCATTAGCCGGACCGCTGAAACGCGCCGCAATTTTCCAGTTATTAAATGCGCCAACGGCATATTTTCTTACACGGACTAAGGACTGGGGAAAATTCGTTTTATTCCA encodes:
- a CDS encoding EAL domain-containing protein, which gives rise to MERIKLIIVAVLLAIAGAVIPTLIVMYLSIERAINTEKTHLSNISDEVIERAENTAAAARKALYELGEIKNTDACSPAHLNAMRKIAIDNSMAVEIGFFEKGFLKCTIWGSVKSNVSQFTPDLITPRGFGASFNVKSLLRNNKLLIAFQYDNYYILVDPFHFVDILVDPSIQIALTTQKGQLIAEQNQPDMKLVNQYINDHQQVDDKIIASSQSESGLVATAVESREVLYTELRKELGLLLPLALGISVFIIGLVIYFSQHRLSIAGELAAAIRNKKLTLCYQPIVDLKTGQCVGAETLIRWNRPNNESFSPDVFIPVAEKHGLISQITEMVIDMVIADLGKLLAVDRELHVSINLSANDIHKGQILKVLEAKLATTFILNSQIWLEITERAFLELASTRETIKKARELGYIVAIDDFGTGYSSLSFLQNLELDILKIDKSFTETISTDSVTSSVTPHIIDMAKALNLKIVAEGVEETAQADCLIAKKVEYGQGWLFSKALAVDDFIAFYKEKNKKI